Proteins encoded within one genomic window of Oncorhynchus mykiss isolate Arlee chromosome 27, USDA_OmykA_1.1, whole genome shotgun sequence:
- the LOC110507669 gene encoding inverted formin-2, whose product MESAVTPPPPPPPPPPPLAPPPPPPPPPPPLAPPPPPPGPPPPPGPPPPPGPPPPGPPPPPDMDFGLSRGLQRSGSKMRNFNWDAIPKHVVVGKHNIWTEEKTLGEYELDTQRIEELFSHSRHQGQGQVQKALNRQSLRGKPTNGQGTEVVSILNSKRSMNVGIFLKQFKRPVGDMINDISSGNGLKFGTGKLKELCKLLPEKEEVKQLVGFKGDQSGLPEADLFMMLLIKVPSYEERLNSLVLKEEFFPFMDEMKRSIATMITAGKELLECDDLHSVIRLVLKTGNYMNAGGYAGSAIGFRMASLLKLVDTRANKPGMNLMHYVVMQAQKVDVAMLKFPDKLTHIADAARIHKEDIESEFQREVKKVKEAKEEVQKQEELRAQMENFLKEAECRLAETELSLQSLGSVSDSVAEYFCEDPSKFRLEECCSIFSSFCAKFLRAIQENRDREVAEVKRRTRDRLLSDAAKRRSTATCSIQDKDLEGVALESVLQKFLTSHGSQRRKGKGTPSCTSSSLSKAPIQVNLPSAEQGNQGSVKATEVCKENEWNSARDLTGTSQSDQKDQSHSKNNWKENMVPNPEETQQNPKKPEQNHRGSCSGSTQPTRRTGSSSSSSCSSTGRPISVMKDKEEEEEEGNEEEAQTLREVSRKVLRYQSSRGSLSSGEYGLEQQKAPNATDNTNTSTRSPNATTTNATSSTISTITSTSPHQKTFQEDRQRLLGDACRGSESLARYLLNPHLSPKGILTRRHTFTLLPKAPPTEEEEEDDLFIFPTTPTLGVIGRMKSVDTGLMSPKHKASGGPNLTKLPGHSEKSCVRDLVSKSPLSKHNVLTTSLNIPRDSENRGLVVPTTPRHCETSGVQQDTVSNSLSAAERPTHVELRELNQDKSSSIVKTKPPPLHLELNHNQDEEIKEFSPTPLQTLVSQKPKQADPPQSPKHNMDNPSKSPKPKPSETNGFMSFFKRLREKSRPM is encoded by the exons ATGGAATCAGCAGtcactccaccacctcctcctccaccaccaccacctcccctcgcccccccacctcctcctcctccaccaccacctccccttgcccccccacctcctccccctggTCCCCCACCTCCCCCTGGTCCCCCACCTCCCCCTGGCCCCCCTCCCCCtggcccccctcctccccctgacATGGACTTTGGGCTATCTAGAGGCCTCCAGCGCAGCGGCTCCAAGATGCGTAACTTCAACTGGGATGCGATCCCCAAACACGTGGTGGTGGGCAAACACAACATCTGGACGGAAGAGAAGACCCTGGGAGAGTATGAGCTGGACACTCAGAGGATTGAGGAGCTGTTCAGTCACAGCCGAcatcagggacagggacaggtgcAGAAGGCTCTGAACAGACAGAGTCTCAGAGGCAAGCCAACCAACGGTCAGGGCACAGAAGTG gtctcCATTCTGAACTCCAAGAGGAGCATGAACGTTGGGATCTTCCTGAAACAGTTCAAGAG GCCAGTGGGAGACATGATCAACGACATCAGTTCAGGAAACGGCCTGAAATTTGGGACAGGTAAACTGAAGGAGCTGTGTAAGCTTCTGCCAGAGAAAGAAGAG GTGAAGCAGCTAGTTGGGTTCAAAGGGGACCAGTCAGGTCTTCCTGAAGCAGACCTGTTTATGATGCTACTTATCAAGGTTCCcag TTATGAGGAGCGCCTCAACAGTTTGGTTCTCAAAGAAGAGTTTTTCCCATTCATGGATGAAATGAAACGATCCATCGCCACCATGATCACAGCTGGAAAAG agcTGTTAGAGTGTGACGACCTACACTCTGTGATCCGCCTGGTGCTGAAGACTGGAAACTACATGAACGCT GGTGGCTATGCTGGCAGTGCCATTGGCTTCAGAATGGCATCGCTACTGAAACTAGTGGACACAAGGGCCAACAAACCAGGCATGAACCTCATGCACTATGTAGTCATG CAAGCTCAGAAGGTTGATGTGGCCATGCTGAAGTTCCCAGACAAACTCACACACATCGCCGATGCTGCAAG GATCCATAAGGAGGACATAGAGAGTGAGTTTCAGAGAGAGGTGAAGAAAGTAAAGGAGGCGAAGGAGGAGGTGCAGAAACAGGAGGAGCTACGGGCTCAGATGGAGAACTTTCTCAAG GAAGCAGAGTGTCGTCTGGCTGAGACTGAGCTCTCTCTGCAGTCGCTGGGTTCAGTCAGTGACTCAGTGGCTGAGTACTTCTGTGAAGACCCCAGCAAGTTCAGACTGGAGGAATGCTGCTCCATCTTCAGCTCTTTCTGTGCAAAGTTCCTGAGGGCCATCCAG GAGAACCGTGATCGTGAGGTGGCGGAGGTGAAGAGGAGAACCAGAGACAGACTGCTGAGTGATGCTGCTAAACGCCGTTCCACCGCCACCTGCTCCATACAGGACAAGGATCTGGAGGGTGTGGCCCTGGAGTCCGTACTACAGAA gttcCTGACTAGTCATGGGTCCCAAAGGAGAAAAGGCAAGGGCACACCTTCCTGCACCAGTAGCAGCCTATCGAAGGCCCCCATTCAAGTAAACCTCCCCTCGGCAGAACAGGGAAACCAAGGTTCTGTTAAGGCCACAGAGGTGTGTAAGGAGAATGAGTGGAACTCTGCCAGAGACCTGACTGGGACCTCTCAGAGCGACCAGAAGGACCAGTCCCACAGCAAAAATAACTGGAAAGAGAACATGGTTCCAAATCCAGAGGAGACACAGCAAAACCCTAAGAAACCAGAGCAGAACCACAGAGGTTCTTGTTCTGGTTCTACACAGCCAACCAGGAGAACCGGTAGCAGCAGCTCCTCCTCTTGCTCCTCCACAGGTAGACCCATCTCAGTGATGAAGgacaaggaggaagaggaggaggagggaaatgaGGAAGAAGCCCAGACGTTGCGTGAAGTGTCCAGGAAGGTTCTGAGGTATCAGAGCAGCCGTGGTAGTCTTTCGTCTGGAGAGTACGGCCTGGAGCAGCAGAAGGCTCCTAATGCCACCGATAATACTAACACCTCCACAAGATCACCCAACGCTACGACCACTAATGCTACAtcctccaccatctccaccatcacctccaccTCCCCTCACCAGAAGACCTTCCAAGAGGACAGACAGCGGCTGCTGGGAGATGCATGTAGAGGCAGCGAGAGTCTGGCTAGATACCTCCTCAACCCTCACCTCTCCCCCAAGGGAATACTCACCCGCAGACACACCTTCACCCTCCTCCCTAAAGCCCCTCCtactgaggaagaggaggaggatgatctGTTCATTTTTCCTACTACTCCTACTCTGGGGGTCATAGGGAGGATGAAGTCAGTAGACACTGGTCTGATGTCCCCAAAACACAAAGCCTCTGGAGGACCTAACCTCACCAAACTCCCTGGCCACTCTGAGAAGTCTTGTGTCCGAGACCTGGTGTCTAAGAGtcccttgtcaaaacacaacgtCTTGACAACAAGTCTCAACATCCCCAGGGACTCTGAAAACAGAGGCTTGGTGGTACCCACCACCCCTCGCCACTGTGAGACATCTGGTGTCCAGCAGGACACGGTGTCCAACAGCTTGTCAGCAGCAGAGAGACCTACACATGTAGAGCTAAGAGAGCTGAATCAAGACAAGAGCTCCTCTATAGTCAAGACAAAACCTCCCCCCTTACACCTAGAGCTCAACCACAACCAGGATGAGGAGATAAAGGAGTTTTCTCCCACCCCTCTCCAGACACTCGTCTCCCAGAAACCCAAGCAGGCTGACCCTCCTCAGAGCCCCAAACACAATATGGATAACCCTTCTAAGAGCCCGAAGCCCAAACCTTCAGAGACCAATGGATTCATGTCTTTCTTTAAACGCCTGAGAGAGAAGAGCAGGCCAATGTGA